The following are encoded together in the Citrus sinensis cultivar Valencia sweet orange chromosome 1, DVS_A1.0, whole genome shotgun sequence genome:
- the LOC102629401 gene encoding plasma membrane ATPase, which yields MGGDKAISLEEIKNESVDLERIPIEEVFEQLKCSREGLTSDEGAHRLHVFGPNKLEEKKESKVLKFLGFMWNPLSWVMEAAAIMAIALANGGGRDPDWQDFVGIIVLLVINSTISFIEENNAGNAAAALMANLAPKTKVLRDGRWSEQDASILVPGDVISIKLGDIVPADARLLEGDPLKIDQSALTGESLPVTKNPYDEVFSGSTCKQGEIEAVVIATGVHTFFGKAAHLVDSTNQVGHFQKVLTAIGNFCICSIAVGIVAEIIIMYPVQHRKYRDGIDNLLVLLIGGIPIAMPTVLSVTMAIGSHRLSQQGAITKRMTAIEEMAGMDVLCSDKTGTLTLNKLTVDRNLIEVFAKGVEKEHVILLAARASRTENQDAIDAAIVGMLADPKEARAGVREVHFLPFNPVDKRTALTYIDSDGNWHRASKGAPEQILALCNCREDVRKKVHAVIDKFAERGLRSLGVARQEIPEKTKESPGAPWQLVGLLPLFDPPRHDSAETIRRALNLGVNVKMITGDQLAIGKETGRRLGMGTNMYPSSSLLGQDKDASIAALPVDELIEKADGFAGVFPEHKYEIVKRLQERKHICGMTGDGVNDAPALKKADIGIAVADATDAARSASDIVLTEPGLSVIISAVLTSRAIFQRMKNYTIYAVSITIRIVLGFMLIALIWKFDFSPFMVLIIAILNDGTIMTISKDRVKPSPQPDSWKLKEIFATGVVLGSYLAIMTVVFFWLMRKTDFFSDAFGVRSLRTRPDEMMAALYLQVSIISQALIFVTRSRSWSFIERPGLLLATAFVIAQLVATFIAVYANWSFARIEGCGWGWAGVIWLYSLVTYFPLDILKFGIRYILSGKAWDTLLENKTAFTTKKDYGKEEREAQWAAAQRTLHGLQPPETNGIFSDKNSYRELSEIAEQAKRRAEVARLRELHTLKGHVESVVKLKGLDIDTIQQHYTV from the exons ATGGGCGGCGATAAGGCCATCAGCCTCGAGGAAATCAAAAACGAGTCCGTTGATCTG GAACGGATTCCTATAGAGGAAGTTTTTGAGCAGCTAAAATGTTCAAGAGAAGGTCTGACTTCGGACGAAGGAGCCCACAGGCTTCATGTTTTTGGCCCCAACAAACTAGAAGAGAAAAAG GAAAGCAAAGTCCTCAAGTTTTTGGGATTTATGTGGAATCCTTTGTCGTGGGTCATGGAAGCTGCTGCCATTATGGCTATTGCCTTGGCCAATGGTGGTGGAAGGGATCCTGATTGGCAGGATTTTGTTGGTATCATTGTCTTGTTGGTAATCAACTCCACAATCAGCTTTATTGAAGAAAACAATGCTGGCAATGCAGCAGCAGCTCTCATGGCTAATCTGGCTCCTAAAACTAAG GTTCTGAGAGATGGCCGATGGAGTGAGCAAGATGCCTCGATTTTGGTTCCAGGAGATGTAATCAGCATCAAATTGGGAGACATAGTTCCTGCTGATGCTCGTCTTCTTGAGGGTGATCCATTGAAGATTGATCAGTCTGCTCTCACTGGAGAGTCTCTTCCAGTCACTAAGAACCCATATGATGAAGTATTCTCTGGCTCAACATGTAAACAAGGTGAAATAGAGGCAGTGGTCATTGCCACTGGTGTGCACACCTTTTTTGGTAAAGCTGCCCATCTTGTAGACAGCACCAATCAGGTTGGACATTTCCAGAAGGTTCTGACCGCCATTGGTAATTTCTGCATTTGCTCCATTGCTGTTGGAATAGTCGCAGAAATCATAATCATGTATCCAGTACAACACCGCAAGTACAGGGATGGAATTGACAATTTGCTagttctattgattggtggaATTCCGATTGCTATGCCAACTGTTTTGTCCGTCACCATGGCTATTGGTTCCCACAGGCTCTCTCAGCAGGGTGCTATCACCAAGAGAAtgactgccattgaggaaaTGGCCGGTATGGATGTTCTATGCAGTGACAAGACTGGCACTCTAACCCTGAACAAGCTGACTGTTGACCGAAACCTGATTGAAGTGTTTGCAAAGGGTGTGGAGAAAGAACATGTTATCCTTCTTGCAGCAAGGGCTTCAAGGACTGAAAATCAGGATGCCATTGATGCTGCAATTGTGGGGATGCTGGCAGATCCGAAGGAG GCAAGAGCTGGTGTCAGAGAAGTTCATTTCCTTCCATTCAACCCTGTAGACAAGAGGACTGCTCTGACATATATTGATTCTGATGGAAATTGGCATCGTGCGAGTAAAGGGGCACCTGAACAG ATATTAGCCCTCTGCAACTGCAGGGAAGATGTTAGGAAAAAAGTTCATGCAGTGATTGACAAGTTTGCTGAACGAGGACTACGGTCTTTGGGTGTTGCAAGACAG GAAATACCTGAGAAAACAAAGGAGAGTCCAGGGGCACCGTGGCAGCTTGTTGGTTTATTGCCTCTCTTTGATCCGCCTAGGCATGACAGTGCTGAAACCATCAGAAGGGCTCTGAACCTTGGGGTGAATGTTAAGATGATTACAG GGGATCAACTTGCTATTGGCAAGGAAACTGGTCGAAGGCTTGGAATGGGAACAAACATGTACCCCTCTTCGTCTTTGCTTGGACAGGATAAGGATGCTTCCATTGCTGCACTACCTGTGGATGAGTTAATTGAGAAGGCTGATGGATTTGCTGGGGTGTTTCCAG AGCACAAATACGAAATTGTTAAGAGGCTGCAGGAGAGGAAGCACATATGTGGCATGACAGGAGATGGTGTCAACGATGCCCCTGCGTTGAAGAAGGCTGATATTGGAATTGCTGTTGCTGATGCTACAGATGCTGCCAGAAGTGCTTCTGACATTGTCCTCACTGAACCTGGACTGAGTGTTATTATAAGTGCAGTGCTGACCAGCAGGGCTATTTTCCAAAGGATGAAGAACTACACA ATATATGCTGTTTCAATTACCATTCGTATTGTG CTTGGCTTTATGCTTATTGCATTGATCTGGAAGTTTGACTTTTCTCCATTCATGGTTCTGATTATTGCCATTTTAAATGACG GAACAATCATGACAATTTCAAAGGATCGTGTTAAGCCGTCCCCTCAACCAGACAGCTGGAAACTAAAAGAGATTTTTGCCACTGGCGTTGTGCTTGGAAGTTACTTGGCCATCATGACTGTTGTATTCTTCTGGTTAATGAGGAAGACTGACTTTTTCTCG GACGCGTTTGGTGTAAGATCATTAAGAACTAGACCCGATGAGATGATGGCCGCTTTATACTTGCAAGTCAGTATTATTAGCCAGGCCCTTATTTTTGTCACGAGGTCCCGCAGCTGGTCCTTTATTGAACGCCCTGGACTTCTCTTAGCCACGGCATTTGTGATTGCTCAGCTT GTAGCAACTTTCATAGCGGTCTATGCAAATTGGAGTTTTGCACGGATAGAGGGTTGTGGCTGGGGCTGGGCCGGGGTAATCTGGCTTTACAGTCTGGTAACATATTTTCCTCTTGACATACTCAAGTTCGGAATCCGCTACATCCTCAGTGGAAAGGCTTGGGATACTCTTCTGGAGAACAAG actGCCTTCACTACCAAGAAAGACTACGgtaaagaagagagagaggcaCAATGGGCAGCCGCACAAAGGACCTTGCACGGTCTTCAACCACCCGAAACAAACGGCATTTTCTCTGACAAGAACAGTTACAGGGAGCTTTCAGAGATCGCCGAGCAAGCCAAGAGACGTGCTGAGGTGGCCAG GCTGAGGGAGTTGCACACGCTGAAAGGGCATGTTGAATCGGTGGTGAAGCTGAAAGGACTTGACATTGATACGATCCAACAACATTATACTGTTTGA
- the LOC102628647 gene encoding uncharacterized protein LOC102628647 isoform X1 has product MESDIEESLKKKQKRNPFLGESSTRKPLEHFSVRSYPAMGEVNFMQGEDIRLETTRARFSNVVKRHGELAERLSRDSDKLIFERLQKEFEAARASQTQEICLDGDQWNDGLLATIRERVHMEVERRAMPGDANVLADSDFQEKITYKVGSKVICCLEGARIGIQYETSFAGEPCEPYHCVLESKSFLEKMTVLEHTIPFFLPIREAENDLLSSNAMRFIDHVGELLQAYVDRREQVRLIKELYGNQIGELYHSLPYHMIEFVVDDSDCKITVCLRYADLVLVLPTRVKVLAWPTSQFKKDSISAPSPARLSYAEDALRNMSLPEAYAEIVLNLPQALRQMFQHGGSC; this is encoded by the exons ATGGAGAGCGACATTGAAGAGTCGCtaaagaagaagcaaaagagGAATCCATTTTTAGGCGAAAGCTCCACACGcaag CCACTTGAGCATTTTTCTGTACGTTCATATCCTGCTATGGGAGAAGTG AATTTTATGCAAGGGGAAGATATACGGTTGGAGACAACACGAGCTAGAT TTTCAAATGTTGTCAAGAGGCATGGAGAATTGGCAGAGCGGCTTTCCCG GGATTCTGACAAGTTGATATTTGAGCGTCTACAAAAGGAATTTGAAGCTGCACGAGCATCACAAACTCAAG aGATTTGTTTAGATGGCGACCAGTGGAATGATGGCTTGTTAGCCACAATAAGAGAACGG GTTCACATGGAGGTGGAGCGAAGGGCAATGCCAGGGGACGCAAACGTATTGGCTGATTCTGATTTTCAGGAAAAAATCACCTATAAAGTTGGTTCTAAG GTGATCTGTTGTTTGGAAGGGGCAAGAATAGGCATACAATATGAGACATCTTTTGCAG GAGAACCTTGTGAGCCATATCACTGTGTGCTTGAAAGCAAGTCATTTCTTGAAAAGATGACGGTCCTTGAACACACAATTCCTTTCTTTCTACCAATACGAGAAGCTGAAAATGATCTTCTTTCCTCCAATGCTATG AGATTCATAGATCACGTTGGAGAGCTTCTGCAGGCTTATGTAGATAGGCGAGAACAG GTTCGGCTGATTAAGGAGTTGTATGGAAATCAGATAGGAGAGCTGTATCATAGCCTTCCCTACCACATGATTGAATTTGTAGTAGATGATTCTGATTG CAAGATAACAGTATGTCTTAGATATGCTGATCTTGTCTTGGTGCTTCCAACTCGAGTCAAAGTCTTGGCATGGCCAACGTCTCAATTTAAGAAAGACAGTATCAGTGCCCCAAGTCCTGCTCGCCTATCTTATGCAGAGGATGCCTTACGAAACATGAGCTTACCAGAAG CATATGCTGAGATTGTATTAAACCTTCCGCAAGCCCTTCGGCAAATGTTCCAGCATGGAGGCTCCTGCTAG
- the LOC102628647 gene encoding uncharacterized protein LOC102628647 isoform X3, with amino-acid sequence MESDIEESLKKKQKRNPFLGESSTRKPLEHFSVRSYPAMGEVNFMQGEDIRLETTRARFSNVVKRHGELAERLSRDSDKLIFERLQKEFEAARASQTQEICLDGDQWNDGLLATIRERVHMEVERRAMPGDANVLADSDFQEKITYKVGSKVICCLEGARIGIQYETSFAGEPCEPYHCVLESKSFLEKMTVLEHTIPFFLPIREAENDLLSSNAMRFIDHVGELLQAYVDRREQVRLIKELYGNQIGELYHSLPYHMIEFVVDDSDWLQDNSMS; translated from the exons ATGGAGAGCGACATTGAAGAGTCGCtaaagaagaagcaaaagagGAATCCATTTTTAGGCGAAAGCTCCACACGcaag CCACTTGAGCATTTTTCTGTACGTTCATATCCTGCTATGGGAGAAGTG AATTTTATGCAAGGGGAAGATATACGGTTGGAGACAACACGAGCTAGAT TTTCAAATGTTGTCAAGAGGCATGGAGAATTGGCAGAGCGGCTTTCCCG GGATTCTGACAAGTTGATATTTGAGCGTCTACAAAAGGAATTTGAAGCTGCACGAGCATCACAAACTCAAG aGATTTGTTTAGATGGCGACCAGTGGAATGATGGCTTGTTAGCCACAATAAGAGAACGG GTTCACATGGAGGTGGAGCGAAGGGCAATGCCAGGGGACGCAAACGTATTGGCTGATTCTGATTTTCAGGAAAAAATCACCTATAAAGTTGGTTCTAAG GTGATCTGTTGTTTGGAAGGGGCAAGAATAGGCATACAATATGAGACATCTTTTGCAG GAGAACCTTGTGAGCCATATCACTGTGTGCTTGAAAGCAAGTCATTTCTTGAAAAGATGACGGTCCTTGAACACACAATTCCTTTCTTTCTACCAATACGAGAAGCTGAAAATGATCTTCTTTCCTCCAATGCTATG AGATTCATAGATCACGTTGGAGAGCTTCTGCAGGCTTATGTAGATAGGCGAGAACAG GTTCGGCTGATTAAGGAGTTGTATGGAAATCAGATAGGAGAGCTGTATCATAGCCTTCCCTACCACATGATTGAATTTGTAGTAGATGATTCTGATTGGTTG CAAGATAACAGTATGTCTTAG
- the LOC102628647 gene encoding uncharacterized protein LOC102628647 isoform X2 produces the protein MESDIEESLKKKQKRNPFLGESSTRKPLEHFSVRSYPAMGEVNFMQGEDIRLETTRARFSNVVKRHGELAERLSRDSDKLIFERLQKEFEAARASQTQEICLDGDQWNDGLLATIRERVHMEVERRAMPGDANVLADSDFQEKITYKVGSKVICCLEGARIGIQYETSFAGEPCEPYHCVLESKSFLEKMTVLEHTIPFFLPIREAENDLLSSNAMRFIDHVGELLQAYVDRREQVRLIKELYGNQIGELYHSLPYHMIEFVVDDSDWLNLEIANSLRIGIQ, from the exons ATGGAGAGCGACATTGAAGAGTCGCtaaagaagaagcaaaagagGAATCCATTTTTAGGCGAAAGCTCCACACGcaag CCACTTGAGCATTTTTCTGTACGTTCATATCCTGCTATGGGAGAAGTG AATTTTATGCAAGGGGAAGATATACGGTTGGAGACAACACGAGCTAGAT TTTCAAATGTTGTCAAGAGGCATGGAGAATTGGCAGAGCGGCTTTCCCG GGATTCTGACAAGTTGATATTTGAGCGTCTACAAAAGGAATTTGAAGCTGCACGAGCATCACAAACTCAAG aGATTTGTTTAGATGGCGACCAGTGGAATGATGGCTTGTTAGCCACAATAAGAGAACGG GTTCACATGGAGGTGGAGCGAAGGGCAATGCCAGGGGACGCAAACGTATTGGCTGATTCTGATTTTCAGGAAAAAATCACCTATAAAGTTGGTTCTAAG GTGATCTGTTGTTTGGAAGGGGCAAGAATAGGCATACAATATGAGACATCTTTTGCAG GAGAACCTTGTGAGCCATATCACTGTGTGCTTGAAAGCAAGTCATTTCTTGAAAAGATGACGGTCCTTGAACACACAATTCCTTTCTTTCTACCAATACGAGAAGCTGAAAATGATCTTCTTTCCTCCAATGCTATG AGATTCATAGATCACGTTGGAGAGCTTCTGCAGGCTTATGTAGATAGGCGAGAACAG GTTCGGCTGATTAAGGAGTTGTATGGAAATCAGATAGGAGAGCTGTATCATAGCCTTCCCTACCACATGATTGAATTTGTAGTAGATGATTCTGATTGGTTG AACTTAGAAATTGCCAATTCCTTGAGAATCGGAATTCAGTGA
- the LOC102628647 gene encoding uncharacterized protein LOC102628647 isoform X4: MESDIEESLKKKQKRNPFLGESSTRKPLEHFSVRSYPAMGEVNFMQGEDIRLETTRARFSNVVKRHGELAERLSRDSDKLIFERLQKEFEAARASQTQEICLDGDQWNDGLLATIRERVHMEVERRAMPGDANVLADSDFQEKITYKVGSKVICCLEGARIGIQYETSFAGEPCEPYHCVLESKSFLEKMTVLEHTIPFFLPIREAENDLLSSNAMRFIDHVGELLQAYVDRREQVRLIKELYGNQIGELYHSLPYHMIEFVVDDSD; this comes from the exons ATGGAGAGCGACATTGAAGAGTCGCtaaagaagaagcaaaagagGAATCCATTTTTAGGCGAAAGCTCCACACGcaag CCACTTGAGCATTTTTCTGTACGTTCATATCCTGCTATGGGAGAAGTG AATTTTATGCAAGGGGAAGATATACGGTTGGAGACAACACGAGCTAGAT TTTCAAATGTTGTCAAGAGGCATGGAGAATTGGCAGAGCGGCTTTCCCG GGATTCTGACAAGTTGATATTTGAGCGTCTACAAAAGGAATTTGAAGCTGCACGAGCATCACAAACTCAAG aGATTTGTTTAGATGGCGACCAGTGGAATGATGGCTTGTTAGCCACAATAAGAGAACGG GTTCACATGGAGGTGGAGCGAAGGGCAATGCCAGGGGACGCAAACGTATTGGCTGATTCTGATTTTCAGGAAAAAATCACCTATAAAGTTGGTTCTAAG GTGATCTGTTGTTTGGAAGGGGCAAGAATAGGCATACAATATGAGACATCTTTTGCAG GAGAACCTTGTGAGCCATATCACTGTGTGCTTGAAAGCAAGTCATTTCTTGAAAAGATGACGGTCCTTGAACACACAATTCCTTTCTTTCTACCAATACGAGAAGCTGAAAATGATCTTCTTTCCTCCAATGCTATG AGATTCATAGATCACGTTGGAGAGCTTCTGCAGGCTTATGTAGATAGGCGAGAACAG GTTCGGCTGATTAAGGAGTTGTATGGAAATCAGATAGGAGAGCTGTATCATAGCCTTCCCTACCACATGATTGAATTTGTAGTAGATGATTCTGATTG A